AAATATGAACAACGAACAAGTATTACAAGTAACGAAAAGCGACTTCTTAGGATCAGCAAGCGGAGCAGTAGTATTAACAGCATTAATCGTATTTCTTTCAAGCGTATTAGTATAATAGAAGTTTTGTAATAAAAATAAGAGAAGGGA
The DNA window shown above is from Bacillus clarus and carries:
- a CDS encoding DUF3948 family protein, translating into MKNMNNEQVLQVTKSDFLGSASGAVVLTALIVFLSSVLV